The Pseudovibrio sp. M1P-2-3 genome includes a window with the following:
- a CDS encoding mobilization protein: MTTALEAAQKNYEQAKAKLQKAKSRETEKRRKKETRAKILLGGWMIAQAKKDPKAAERMQNIIAQFSERDRATFDGLDLLNEQETGHE; the protein is encoded by the coding sequence ATGACTACAGCACTAGAAGCCGCTCAAAAGAACTACGAGCAAGCCAAAGCCAAACTGCAAAAGGCCAAGAGCCGAGAAACTGAAAAACGACGCAAAAAAGAAACCCGCGCGAAAATCCTGCTCGGCGGCTGGATGATCGCGCAAGCCAAGAAAGACCCCAAAGCGGCAGAAAGAATGCAAAACATTATCGCCCAGTTCTCTGAGCGCGACCGCGCCACCTTTGACGGACTCGACCTGTTGAACGAACAGGAGACAGGTCATGAGTAA